The following is a genomic window from Amycolatopsis acidiphila.
CGGTGCGCGGGCGCAGTTCTCCGTCCCGCTGCGCATCGGTGCGGTGCGGGTGGGCGCGCTGGACCTCCACCGCCCCGAAGCCGGGCCGCTGCCACCTGGTGCACTCGCCGACGCGATGGTCTGTGCCGACGTGGCACTCGCGATCGCCCTGGACGGACAGGCCGGGGCGAACGGCGAGGATCGCTTCTTCGACCAGGGCGCCGAGTTGCACCAGGCTGCCGGAATGGTGTCGGTACAGCTCGGGGTGCCGGTCGGCGAGGCCATGGTCAGACTTCGTGCACACGCATACGCTCATGGTGAGCGGCTGGGGGAGGTGGCGAGGGCGGTGGTGCAACGCAGGCTGCGGTTCGCCGGCAACGACACGTCCGAAGGGGAACACCGATGAGTGTGCCGGATGCGCGGGTGACGCGGACATTCGTCGAGCTCGCGGACACCCTGGTGGCCGACTTCGACCTGATCGAGTTTCTGCACCTGCTGACCGTCCGCTGCGTGGACCTGCTCGGGGTCGAGGCGGCGGGCCTGCTGCTGGCCAACACGCACGGGGTGCTCAACGTGGTCGCCGCCTCCGGCGAGCAGGTTCGCCTGCTCGAGCTGTTGCAGCTGCAGAACCACGAGGGCGCGGCGATCGACTGCTACCGGGAGGGACGGGCGGTCCAGTGCCCCGACCTCACCCACGCTCCGCCGCGGTGGCCCGTGTTCGCGCGGGCCGCGCGGGACGCCGGGTTCCTGGCAGTGGTCGCCGTGCCGATGCGGCTGCGCAACGACATCGTCGGCGCGGTCAACCTGTTCGCCGCCAGTTCCGGCGAGCTGGGGCAGGACAGGCTGAGCGTCGGGCAGGCGCTCGCCGACATCGCGACGATCGGCATCCTGCACGAGCGGACCCTGCGGCGGCACGAGGTCCTCGTCGAGCAGCTGCAGACGGCGCTGACCAGCCGGATCACCATCGAGCAGGCGAAGGGCGTGCTCGCCGAACGGCTCGGGATCGGTGTGGACGAGGCCTTCGTCTCGTTGCGGATGTACGCGCGCAGCCACCGGCGGCGGCTCGCCGAGGTGGCCACCTCGGTCGTGGAGCGGCTGCCGGAAGGGGATTCGGTCGTGGCGGCCTACCGCGGCACGCACTAGTGGACGGTGTGCGGATCAGGGCCACGTCCGTGTCGTGAGCGTGACCCTGATCCGCTCCTCCACCCTCGGGTTGGCCGGAGGAAAACGATAACCCGCGAGCGCGCGCAGGAGAAGGGTCAGCCGATCTGCAGATCGACGCAGGAGTAGAAGGCGTTGGCGGTGTCGGCGATGTTCCAGACGGCGAGCACCTTCTGCCTGCCGGTGAAGCTGCCGAAATCCACCGTGTGCGTCACGGTGGCGGGCGGCTGGGTGTTCCCCCCGTCCACCACGGCGACCCGCGTGCCGCCGATGTAGTACTCCCAGTCGCTGGTGCGGTGGGACGCGGTGTTCGTCCAGGTGAAGGTCACCGTCCGGCCCACCGGGGTGACGCGCCAGCCCAAGGTGTCGTCGTCCAGTTCGGCGAAGCGGGTGTTGCCGCCGCTGCAGCTGCGCAGGCCCTTCGTGCCTTCGACGCTCTGTGGTTCGTATTTGATGTCGCCGCAGGAGACGATGCCCTGGGCGCATTGGGCCTGCCGGCTGAGCGGGGCGGAGACGTAACCGTGTGCGCTCGCGACCCCGGCGGGCAGCCCGAGCGCGATGACCGGCGCGAGCGCGGCCCCGGCGGCAATGGATTTGAGGTGCTTCCTGCTGGTCATGAGCCTCTCCTTTTCCCTGGCTTGGGACGGAGTTGTCTGAACCTTTGTGGTCTAGACCATAATGCAGGGTAAAGGAGCGGTCAAGAATCGTGTTCGCGGAAAATGACGGACCCGGTGGCCGCGGCGTTGGGAGGTGGCGGTTCCGCCACGGCGAAAACCGCCACCGCCCAAGGACGACACGCTCAGCCGCCCGAGACCTCCGCCACCAGGGCCCGCCACTGCGCGTCCGTGTTGAAACCCGCCCCGAGGTCCGGCAGCTCGGCCAGGTCCGCGTTGCTCACGTCGGGGACCTTGGTGCCCAGCCGGTGCAGCTCCACCGTCACCCGTGCCAGGGTCTCCAGCGCGATCGTCCGCACCACGGCCTCCTCGACCGTCGCCCCGGTGACCGTCACGCCGTGTCCCCGCAGCAGGCACACCGGCCGCTCGCCCATCGCCGCCAGCATCTCCTGCGCCAGGTCGCGCCGCCGGATCAGCACCGACCGCGGGTACACCGGCACGCCGCCCGCGGCGAGCCGCATGCCGGGAATGTCGAACGCGCCGTAGACCGGCCGCAGCGGCAGGCCCGCCAGCCCGCAGAGGAGCATCGCCGGCGGATGGGCGTGCACCACCGCGCCCACCGACGGCCGCGCCCGCAGCACCTCGGTGTGGATCGGCAGCTCGTTCGGCACCCGCCACTCGCCGAGCTCGTCGCCCTCGCCGTCGAGGTCCACCAGCCGGATGTCGGCCACCTCGGTCTGCCGCAGCCCTCGTTCGCGCGGGCCGCGCGTGCGCACCAGCAGGTGCGAATCGTCGACCCGCACGCTCACGTGCCCGAGGATCCCCTCGACCACCCCGTGCGCGGCCAGGATCCGGCACGCGTCCGAAACCGTCTGCTTGAGACTGTCCACAACGGACCTCACAGCTTGAACGAGTCGGAGGCGGAGGCCAGCACGATCTCCTCGGGAGACCGGACCCGCGAAGCCAGGCCCTGCTCGTAGGAGTAGCGGGCGAAGGTCTCCAGCACGTGCCGGTTGCGCTCGAGACCGTAGTCCCAGTAACCCGGGCCGAGCGCGTCCAGCGTCTCCTCCAGGTGCTGCTGCAGCCACGGCAACATCACCTTCAACGCGTTGCGGTGCTTCAGGTCCTCGTACGCCAGCTCCAGCGACGCGGTGAACGCCTTCGTGAGCGAACGCGCGATCCACGGGTTCCGCTCGTGCAGCTCGCGCCGGAGCACGACAGTGTGCATGATCGGGAAGATCCGCGTCCGCCGGTAGTAGTCCTTCTCCACCGCCGTGAAGTCCTCGAACAGGTGCCGGACCTGCGGCACCCGGCCGAAGCACGATGGCTGGCTGGCGCTGCAGATCGCGTCGATCTCGCCGTCGGCCAGCATCTCCGAGAGCGTCTGGTCCGGGCCGATCGGCGTGACGCTGATCGAGTCGGGCAGGTCGAGCCGGATCTTCTCGTCCCGTCCCGGCTCCTCGATGCCGCCGGTGAAGTACTGCACCGAGTCCACCGGCACGCCGTACTCCTCGGCGAGGATCCCGCGCTGCCACACCCCGGCCGTCATCTGGTACTCCGGCGTGCCGATGCGCTTACCGACCAGGTCCGCGGGCTTGTCGATGCCGCCGGCGGTGTTGACGTAGATCGACTGGTGCCGGAAGAACCGCGACGGGAACACCGGCAGCGCCACGAACGGCGGCTCGTCCTGGTTCAGGGTCAGCAGGTACGACGACAGGCTCATCTCGCAGACGTCGAACTCCTGGTGGCGCAGCTGGCGGTAGAACGTCTCCTCGACCGGCAGTGACAGGAAGTTCAGGTCGATGCCCTCGGGTCGCACGCGCCCGTCCTGCAGTGCGCGCATCCGGTCGTAGTCCCAGCAGGCGAAGGAGAGCTGGAGACGGTTCATGTGGTGATCCCTTCGAGATCGGACGTGGCGACGGGTGTGGCTCGCCGTCGCCGGGCAAGGGGGACGCACAGCAGCAGCGCGACGATCGCGCAGAGCCCGCAGGCCGCGAAGCCCGCGAGGTACGAACTGAGCGCCGGGGTCCCGGCGGGAGTGGTCAGGCTCGCGAACAACACGCCCGCGACGGCGCTGCCGACGGAGTTGCCCACCGCGTACATCACGACCGAGAGCCCGAGCGCGATGCCGGACTCCGCGGCCGGAACCGCCCGCAGCACCAGCAGTTGCGTCGCGGCGAGGGCGACCGCGAGGCCCATCGAGTCGAAGCCGAGCGACACCAGTTCGAGGACCGGCACCGCGTGCCCGAGCGCGAACCCGACGAAGCCGATGGTGATCGAGACGAAGCCGATCGCCGAGGTCAGCACCAGCCCGCGGGGCCGTGCCCCGCGCAGCACGAAGATGCCGAGCACACTGCCGACGGCCTGCGGCAGCGCGAACCAGCCCGCGGTCAGGCTGCCCCAGCCGTAGCCGAACCCGGACGCGAGCGGCGTCTGCGCGAGTCGGGTCACCGCGGACAGGGAGCCGTAGATGCCGAACGCGATGAGGAACGTCATGGCGTAGGGGAGGGCGACCTCGGGGCGCAGCAGGTACGAGACATCGATGAGCGGCGTGCGCGCGGTGCGCTCGC
Proteins encoded in this region:
- a CDS encoding GAF and ANTAR domain-containing protein yields the protein MNEDRASRIWASIVGHARREAAPVSLRHVCLACGDAVSAGVAVLLSAATLRAGQLVYATDPLGEELVELQTTSGEGPAVDAAAGFEPVLVPDLAGEQCRARWPGYVPDALRAGARAQFSVPLRIGAVRVGALDLHRPEAGPLPPGALADAMVCADVALAIALDGQAGANGEDRFFDQGAELHQAAGMVSVQLGVPVGEAMVRLRAHAYAHGERLGEVARAVVQRRLRFAGNDTSEGEHR
- a CDS encoding GAF and ANTAR domain-containing protein — protein: MSVPDARVTRTFVELADTLVADFDLIEFLHLLTVRCVDLLGVEAAGLLLANTHGVLNVVAASGEQVRLLELLQLQNHEGAAIDCYREGRAVQCPDLTHAPPRWPVFARAARDAGFLAVVAVPMRLRNDIVGAVNLFAASSGELGQDRLSVGQALADIATIGILHERTLRRHEVLVEQLQTALTSRITIEQAKGVLAERLGIGVDEAFVSLRMYARSHRRRLAEVATSVVERLPEGDSVVAAYRGTH
- a CDS encoding lytic polysaccharide monooxygenase auxiliary activity family 9 protein, whose product is MTSRKHLKSIAAGAALAPVIALGLPAGVASAHGYVSAPLSRQAQCAQGIVSCGDIKYEPQSVEGTKGLRSCSGGNTRFAELDDDTLGWRVTPVGRTVTFTWTNTASHRTSDWEYYIGGTRVAVVDGGNTQPPATVTHTVDFGSFTGRQKVLAVWNIADTANAFYSCVDLQIG
- a CDS encoding class II aldolase/adducin family protein; this translates as MDSLKQTVSDACRILAAHGVVEGILGHVSVRVDDSHLLVRTRGPRERGLRQTEVADIRLVDLDGEGDELGEWRVPNELPIHTEVLRARPSVGAVVHAHPPAMLLCGLAGLPLRPVYGAFDIPGMRLAAGGVPVYPRSVLIRRRDLAQEMLAAMGERPVCLLRGHGVTVTGATVEEAVVRTIALETLARVTVELHRLGTKVPDVSNADLAELPDLGAGFNTDAQWRALVAEVSGG
- a CDS encoding substrate-binding domain-containing protein; translated protein: MNRLQLSFACWDYDRMRALQDGRVRPEGIDLNFLSLPVEETFYRQLRHQEFDVCEMSLSSYLLTLNQDEPPFVALPVFPSRFFRHQSIYVNTAGGIDKPADLVGKRIGTPEYQMTAGVWQRGILAEEYGVPVDSVQYFTGGIEEPGRDEKIRLDLPDSISVTPIGPDQTLSEMLADGEIDAICSASQPSCFGRVPQVRHLFEDFTAVEKDYYRRTRIFPIMHTVVLRRELHERNPWIARSLTKAFTASLELAYEDLKHRNALKVMLPWLQQHLEETLDALGPGYWDYGLERNRHVLETFARYSYEQGLASRVRSPEEIVLASASDSFKL